One genomic window of Deinococcus deserti VCD115 includes the following:
- a CDS encoding carboxypeptidase regulatory-like domain-containing protein, which produces MRALSIVALTRLLALGAGLGLSAEALPVKARPGQLTGAVKTTTGRPVAGARVNIFGFTKAGTEFRTTARTGNDGVYAVTLPAGGLYRVSNAFAPLKTAQGVVDHRLHPLERNFEVLSSNTSGLVRNFELRLSGLKPAETNASGNPRDPVSYYGQIIRVLLTGDGPTTDQQSTVLTFRLMPVGRLADGSEGRTLTLRRTVKHLRTEEGLGFDLDKTQLLHDVPLGVYSVTATVSRSAGAAQGILLSLDGSARRPAVTVNFRPSESTPGTSIFNVHAHLEGAAAAAPQSQRPTPAMSPTPAPTLTPEPSSVIRGHINAPNAYPGNVLLVLEDYAITPEDALLEVRFRSLDGAPDLVVRRTLRQIRAGNVGDNSRPLTETGYLPLLNPGAFLVSAALVSAHGEGRTVDLRPDGVAAGREVPLRWAPAERYGVGGGKVVYVTINRTP; this is translated from the coding sequence GTGCGTGCCCTCTCAATCGTGGCTTTGACTCGACTTCTCGCCCTGGGTGCTGGACTGGGTCTGAGTGCCGAGGCCCTTCCAGTGAAGGCTCGGCCCGGCCAACTCACCGGTGCTGTCAAGACCACCACCGGGAGACCCGTGGCCGGCGCCCGTGTGAACATCTTTGGGTTCACGAAAGCGGGAACAGAGTTCAGAACAACTGCCCGGACCGGCAATGACGGCGTCTATGCGGTCACCCTGCCTGCGGGTGGGCTGTACCGGGTCAGCAACGCGTTTGCACCGCTCAAAACAGCGCAGGGCGTGGTCGATCATCGTCTGCATCCGTTAGAACGGAACTTCGAGGTGCTGTCAAGCAACACGAGCGGGCTGGTACGGAATTTCGAACTGCGCCTCAGCGGTCTTAAACCCGCCGAGACGAACGCGTCCGGAAATCCCCGCGATCCGGTGAGCTACTACGGTCAGATCATCCGGGTCCTGTTGACGGGTGACGGACCAACTACTGATCAGCAAAGTACCGTCCTCACGTTCCGGCTCATGCCGGTGGGCCGCCTGGCCGATGGGTCTGAAGGCCGGACGCTGACCCTGCGCCGCACGGTCAAGCATCTGCGAACTGAAGAGGGACTTGGCTTTGACCTGGACAAAACCCAGCTGTTGCACGACGTACCGCTGGGTGTGTATTCGGTGACGGCCACGGTCAGCCGTTCAGCGGGCGCGGCCCAGGGCATTCTTCTCAGCCTGGACGGCAGCGCGCGGCGCCCTGCGGTGACCGTGAACTTTCGTCCGTCAGAAAGCACTCCGGGGACATCCATCTTCAACGTGCATGCCCACCTGGAGGGCGCTGCCGCAGCAGCGCCACAAAGTCAGCGCCCCACACCGGCGATGTCCCCCACGCCTGCTCCCACACTCACCCCGGAACCATCATCTGTGATTCGTGGGCACATCAATGCGCCAAATGCTTACCCTGGCAATGTGCTACTGGTCCTGGAAGACTATGCGATTACCCCTGAAGACGCCCTGCTTGAGGTGCGCTTCCGGTCACTGGACGGTGCGCCAGACCTGGTAGTGCGCCGCACTCTGCGGCAGATTCGCGCGGGCAACGTGGGGGATAACAGCCGTCCGCTCACCGAAACAGGGTATCTTCCGCTGCTGAACCCTGGAGCATTTCTGGTGAGTGCCGCGTTGGTCTCAGCACACGGTGAGGGCCGCACCGTAGATCTGCGTCCGGACGGTGTGGCGGCTGGCCGGGAAGTGCCGCTGCGGTGGGCGCCTGCCGAGCGGTACGGGGTTGGAGGCGGAAAGGTCGTGTACGTGACCATCAACCGCACGCCATAA
- a CDS encoding trypsin-like serine protease: MVAQDASGAPLFRCSGTLVDSTHYLTAGHCTDDAAHVEIWFDAGPIPVDPGYRAATLAGKTPAEACNIVRTDALVGSGYPCVGQASGTPYTHPAYSTGPFYLNDLGMVVLNAAYATPGNLYGKLPSLNILDTLAARPGENRVTFTTVGYGLQEAYPEAAAWKDVAVRQRMVAQPKLIRLNPVYMTLSNNSNTGGTCFGDSGGPNFIGDSNVVGGVTSFGINPTCAGTSGVYRVDRPDDLTWLATFGLTP; encoded by the coding sequence ATGGTTGCCCAGGACGCGAGCGGCGCGCCCCTGTTCCGCTGTAGCGGCACCCTGGTCGACTCCACCCACTATCTGACCGCCGGCCACTGCACTGACGACGCCGCACATGTGGAAATCTGGTTTGATGCTGGCCCCATACCTGTGGATCCAGGCTACCGCGCAGCCACACTAGCTGGCAAAACACCTGCCGAAGCCTGCAATATTGTCCGCACGGACGCGCTGGTCGGCAGCGGCTACCCCTGTGTGGGTCAAGCCAGCGGCACGCCCTACACACATCCTGCTTATTCCACCGGTCCCTTCTACCTGAACGACCTGGGCATGGTGGTGCTGAACGCTGCGTATGCCACTCCAGGAAACCTGTACGGCAAACTGCCATCACTGAACATCCTGGACACCTTGGCCGCCAGGCCAGGCGAGAATCGGGTGACCTTCACCACCGTCGGGTACGGCTTGCAGGAAGCCTACCCCGAAGCGGCCGCCTGGAAAGACGTCGCCGTCCGGCAGCGTATGGTCGCTCAACCCAAACTGATTCGCCTGAACCCCGTGTACATGACTCTGTCAAACAACTCGAACACTGGCGGCACGTGCTTCGGTGACTCTGGTGGGCCGAACTTTATCGGAGACAGCAATGTGGTGGGCGGGGTGACTTCCTTCGGTATCAACCCGACCTGCGCGGGGACGAGCGGCGTATACCGGGTAGATCGCCCGGACGACCTGACTTGGCTCGCCACCTTTGGACTCACGCCCTAG